The following coding sequences are from one Candidatus Methanomethylicota archaeon window:
- a CDS encoding PAS domain-containing protein: MVNELRKFRNHYRKIQMLIFPYLERRGIITVPRVLWNKEDQAILKIRNLSNLIENAISNYDKYINEIVEKSFELSKELQDLIFREERILFPSLWILLSEGEWIAIHEIAKEMGYLVNIEEEWKSEAKPLLPYEIIGTITPEQMNKLPEQFISSLIPDTYEIKSKDFEFNNGFLNKEEIEAIFNHLPIEITYADSNNRVTFFSQSIFRKGFVRTKTILGRKFEFCHPPRLEKFVSSVVNELISGKSDFKEYWTKLGDRIIRVMVIAVRNNNGEHLGILEIVGRFNRNNK; the protein is encoded by the coding sequence ATTGTAAATGAATTAAGAAAATTTAGAAATCATTATAGAAAAATTCAAATGCTTATATTTCCATATCTTGAAAGAAGAGGTATAATTACAGTTCCAAGAGTTCTTTGGAATAAAGAAGATCAAGCAATTTTAAAAATTAGAAATTTAAGTAATCTTATTGAAAATGCTATCTCAAATTATGATAAATATATTAATGAAATAGTTGAAAAATCTTTTGAATTATCAAAAGAATTACAAGATTTAATTTTTAGAGAAGAAAGAATACTATTTCCATCTCTTTGGATTCTTCTTTCTGAAGGTGAATGGATTGCAATACATGAAATTGCTAAAGAAATGGGTTATTTAGTAAACATAGAGGAAGAATGGAAATCAGAAGCCAAGCCATTATTACCTTATGAAATAATTGGAACTATTACACCAGAACAGATGAATAAACTTCCTGAGCAATTTATCTCTTCTTTAATTCCAGATACATATGAAATAAAATCTAAAGATTTTGAATTTAATAATGGATTTTTAAATAAAGAAGAAATTGAAGCTATATTCAATCATTTACCAATAGAAATAACTTATGCAGATTCTAATAATAGAGTAACTTTCTTTTCTCAAAGTATTTTTAGAAAAGGGTTTGTTAGAACAAAAACAATACTTGGAAGAAAATTTGAATTTTGTCATCCACCGAGATTGGAAAAATTCGTTTCTTCAGTTGTTAATGAATTAATTTCAGGAAAATCTGATTTTAAAGAATATTGGACAAAACTTGGAGATAGAATAATAAGAGTAATGGTAATTGCAGTTAGAAATAATAATGGAGAGCATTTAGGTATTCTTGAAATAGTAGGAAGATTTAACAGAAATAATAAATAA
- a CDS encoding SDR family NAD(P)-dependent oxidoreductase — MKIAIITGAAKGIGKEIAIKLAERDFNVIIIDIDEKIFEVEKEIGQKALAIKCDVSNFNEVKKAVNEVINKFNRIDVLVNNAGIYPFKSFLEMTEEDWDKVMNVNLKSIFYFTKMVLPKMIEQNKGKIINIASIAGSIVGFPNLVHYSASKAAIVGFTKSLALEVAKYGITVNAISPGPILTPGTMAFGEKMYEQIKMSIPLGRWGKPEDVANLVAFLASDDSDFITGQNIVIDGGYTLQ, encoded by the coding sequence ATGAAAATTGCTATAATTACAGGAGCTGCAAAAGGTATTGGAAAAGAAATTGCTATAAAACTTGCTGAAAGAGATTTTAATGTAATTATAATTGATATAGATGAAAAAATTTTTGAAGTTGAAAAAGAAATTGGTCAAAAAGCATTAGCAATTAAATGTGATGTATCTAATTTTAATGAAGTTAAAAAAGCTGTAAATGAAGTAATTAATAAATTTAATAGAATTGATGTACTTGTAAATAATGCTGGAATTTATCCATTTAAATCATTTTTAGAAATGACTGAAGAAGATTGGGATAAAGTTATGAATGTAAATCTCAAAAGTATATTTTATTTTACAAAAATGGTTTTACCAAAAATGATTGAACAAAATAAAGGTAAAATAATAAATATTGCCTCAATTGCAGGTTCAATAGTTGGATTTCCAAATCTAGTTCATTATTCTGCAAGTAAAGCAGCTATAGTTGGATTTACTAAATCCTTAGCTCTTGAAGTAGCAAAATATGGTATAACTGTTAATGCAATTTCACCAGGTCCAATTCTTACACCAGGAACAATGGCATTTGGAGAAAAAATGTATGAACAAATTAAAATGAGCATTCCTCTAGGAAGATGGGGAAAGCCTGAAGATGTAGCAAATCTTGTTGCTTTCTTAGCTAGTGATGATTCGGATTTTATAACAGGTCAAAATATAGTAATTGATGGTGGATATACTTTACAATAA